The Paracoccus sediminicola genome has a segment encoding these proteins:
- the pcaF gene encoding 3-oxoadipyl-CoA thiolase: MAEAFICDAIRTPIGRYGGALSSVRADDLAAIPLAALMERNPDVDWASVDDLIYGCANQAGEDNRNVARMAALLAGLPVDLPGTTVNRLCGSGMDAVGMAARAIKAGDCDMVIAGGVESMSRAPFVMPKAETAFARANAVYDTTIGWRFVNKKLKEEYGIDSMPQTADNVAEDFNVSREDQDAFAARSQARWAEAHEAGRFADEITPVSVPQRKGDPVVVDTDEHPRPGTDAGKLAKLKGVNGPEKSVTAGNASGVNDGACALLIASKEAAEANGLTPKARVVAMAAVGVEPRIMGIGPAPAAKKVLDRAGLSIGDMDAIELNEAFASQSLATLRDLGLPDDAPHVNPNGGAIAIGHPLGMSGARLVTTAMYQLHRTGGRYALCAMCVGVGQGIAIIIERV; the protein is encoded by the coding sequence ATGGCTGAAGCATTTATCTGCGACGCGATCCGCACACCGATTGGCCGCTATGGCGGCGCGCTCAGCTCGGTCAGGGCCGATGATCTGGCAGCGATCCCGCTGGCCGCATTGATGGAACGGAACCCGGATGTGGACTGGGCCTCGGTCGACGACCTGATCTATGGCTGTGCCAACCAGGCCGGAGAGGATAACCGCAATGTCGCTCGCATGGCGGCGCTGCTGGCAGGGTTGCCGGTGGATCTGCCCGGGACGACGGTGAACCGGCTTTGCGGTTCGGGCATGGATGCGGTCGGCATGGCCGCCCGCGCGATCAAGGCCGGGGATTGCGACATGGTGATTGCCGGCGGGGTCGAAAGCATGTCGCGTGCGCCCTTCGTCATGCCCAAGGCGGAAACCGCCTTTGCCCGTGCCAATGCGGTCTATGACACCACCATTGGCTGGCGCTTCGTCAACAAGAAGCTGAAAGAGGAATACGGCATCGATTCCATGCCGCAGACCGCCGATAACGTGGCCGAGGATTTCAACGTCAGCCGCGAGGATCAGGACGCCTTTGCCGCGCGCAGCCAGGCGCGTTGGGCCGAAGCGCATGAGGCGGGCCGTTTCGCCGATGAGATCACGCCGGTTTCGGTCCCGCAGCGCAAGGGCGACCCGGTGGTGGTCGATACGGATGAACATCCGCGCCCCGGAACCGATGCCGGAAAGCTCGCCAAGCTGAAAGGCGTCAACGGCCCCGAGAAAAGCGTCACGGCGGGCAACGCTTCGGGCGTGAATGACGGTGCCTGCGCGCTGCTGATCGCCAGCAAGGAGGCCGCCGAGGCCAACGGTCTGACCCCCAAGGCCCGCGTCGTTGCCATGGCAGCGGTCGGGGTCGAGCCGCGCATCATGGGGATCGGCCCCGCGCCTGCGGCGAAGAAAGTGCTGGACCGCGCCGGGCTGAGCATCGGCGACATGGATGCGATCGAGCTGAACGAGGCTTTCGCCAGCCAGTCCCTTGCCACGCTGCGCGACCTTGGACTTCCCGATGACGCTCCCCATGTTAACCCGAATGGAGGTGCCATCGCGATCGGCCATCCTCTGGGCATGTCCGGGGCGCGGCTGGTGACCACCGCGATGTATCAGCTTCACCGCACCGGCGGGCGCTATGCGCTTTGCGCCATGTGCGTCGGCGTCGGGCAGGGCATCGCCATCATTATCGAACGCGTCTGA
- the guaB gene encoding IMP dehydrogenase has product MQIREALTFDDVLLVPAASRVMPSTADVTTRVTRQIRMNIPLLSSAMDTVTESRMAIAMAQSGGMGIVHRNLTVDQQADEIRRVKRFESGIVYKPITLRPDQTLADAKALQERYNVTGFPVIDDTGRVLGIVTNRDMRFASEDNTPVKAMMTAENLAILREPADRAEAIAMMKERRIEKLLVTDEKGHLTGLLTLKDTEKAVLNPLACKDDLGRLRVGAASTVGEEGFARSKALIDAGVDMVVIDTAHGHSEGVAVAVEKLRGFSSDIQIVAGNIATADAARALIEAGADAVKVGIGPGSICTTRVVAGVGVPQLTAIMDVAAAAGDVPVIADGGIKFSGDFAKAIAAGASCAMVGSAIAGTDESPGEVILYQGRSFKSYRGMGSMGAMARGSADRYFQKDAATDKLVPEGIEGQVPYKGPVSAVIHQMVGGLRAAMGYTGSATVDEMRGGCQFVRITGAGLKESHVHDVQITRESPNYRMG; this is encoded by the coding sequence ATGCAGATTCGTGAGGCGCTCACCTTTGACGACGTACTTCTGGTTCCCGCGGCATCCCGCGTGATGCCTTCGACGGCGGATGTGACGACCCGCGTGACGCGGCAGATCCGCATGAACATCCCGCTACTCAGCTCGGCCATGGATACGGTGACGGAAAGCCGCATGGCCATCGCCATGGCGCAATCGGGCGGGATGGGGATCGTGCATCGCAATCTGACGGTGGATCAGCAGGCCGACGAGATCCGCCGTGTGAAACGTTTCGAATCCGGCATCGTCTATAAGCCGATCACGCTGCGTCCCGATCAGACACTGGCCGACGCCAAGGCGCTGCAAGAGCGCTACAATGTCACCGGCTTCCCGGTGATCGACGATACGGGGCGTGTTCTGGGCATAGTCACCAATCGCGACATGCGCTTCGCGAGCGAGGACAACACGCCCGTCAAGGCGATGATGACGGCGGAGAACCTCGCCATACTGCGCGAGCCCGCCGACCGCGCAGAGGCCATCGCGATGATGAAGGAGCGGCGGATCGAAAAGCTGCTGGTCACCGATGAAAAGGGGCATCTGACCGGGCTGCTGACCCTGAAGGATACCGAAAAGGCGGTATTGAACCCGCTGGCCTGCAAGGATGATCTGGGGCGGCTGCGCGTCGGCGCGGCCTCGACGGTGGGCGAGGAGGGCTTTGCCCGCAGCAAGGCGCTGATCGACGCCGGCGTGGATATGGTGGTGATCGACACGGCGCATGGCCATTCCGAAGGCGTCGCCGTTGCGGTCGAGAAGCTGCGCGGCTTTTCCTCGGATATCCAGATCGTCGCGGGCAATATCGCGACCGCCGACGCGGCCCGTGCGCTGATCGAGGCCGGGGCGGATGCGGTCAAGGTCGGGATCGGGCCTGGCTCGATCTGCACCACGCGCGTGGTTGCCGGGGTCGGCGTGCCGCAGCTGACCGCGATCATGGATGTCGCCGCAGCGGCCGGAGACGTGCCGGTCATCGCCGATGGCGGGATCAAGTTCTCGGGCGATTTCGCCAAGGCAATCGCGGCGGGGGCAAGCTGCGCCATGGTCGGCAGCGCCATCGCCGGGACCGATGAAAGCCCGGGCGAGGTCATCCTGTATCAGGGGCGCAGCTTCAAGAGCTATCGCGGCATGGGCTCGATGGGCGCGATGGCGCGCGGCTCGGCGGATCGCTATTTCCAGAAAGATGCGGCCACCGACAAGCTGGTCCCCGAGGGGATCGAGGGGCAGGTGCCCTATAAAGGTCCGGTCAGCGCGGTGATTCACCAGATGGTGGGCGGGCTGCGCGCGGCAATGGGCTATACCGGCAGCGCCACGGTCGATGAAATGCGCGGCGGCTGCCAGTTCGTGCGCATTACCGGGGCGGGGCTGAAAGAGAGCCACGTCCATGACGTGCAGATCACCCGCGAAAGCCCGAATTACCGGATGGGCTGA
- a CDS encoding OmpP1/FadL family transporter, translating into MQKSLVGAAALMLTAAPVFAGGIERSNQSIGILFEEGNYFEFNAQVTRPEVEGNDVALFGGRDTGNVTDDFNVVGFGYKHQFTDQISGALIVEHPYGADIVWPNVNPTSLTEGSAALGGTKANVESAHISGVLRYKFNDSWAVHGGLRATKASGDVTLQGLAYGPVSGYRAKLADDTAVGWLAGASWERPDIAARVALTYYSEIEHEFDTEERLGAITVAQGTTKVKTPEAIALDFQTGVAEDTLVFGQIRHVSWSDFRVDPDFFVNTTGGGLVELEDTTTYTLGVGRRFTENWSGSVAFTFEPEGDDDLVSPLAPTNGRKAITVAGIYSMDNWRFTGGINYTKLGDAKPETGTPDTARAEMSDADAVSLGLRIGYQF; encoded by the coding sequence ATGCAAAAGAGTCTTGTCGGCGCTGCGGCGCTCATGCTGACGGCAGCACCTGTCTTCGCAGGCGGGATCGAGCGGTCGAACCAATCCATCGGCATCCTGTTCGAGGAGGGAAATTACTTCGAGTTCAACGCTCAGGTGACCCGTCCCGAGGTCGAGGGCAACGACGTGGCACTGTTCGGCGGCCGCGATACAGGCAACGTCACCGACGATTTCAACGTGGTTGGCTTTGGCTACAAGCACCAGTTCACCGACCAGATCTCGGGCGCTCTGATCGTCGAGCATCCCTACGGCGCCGACATCGTCTGGCCGAATGTGAATCCGACCTCGCTGACCGAAGGCTCGGCGGCGTTGGGCGGCACCAAGGCGAATGTCGAGAGCGCGCATATCTCTGGCGTGCTGCGCTATAAGTTCAACGACAGCTGGGCCGTTCACGGCGGCCTGCGCGCCACCAAGGCGTCGGGGGACGTGACGCTGCAGGGTCTGGCCTATGGCCCGGTCTCGGGCTATCGCGCCAAGCTGGCCGACGACACCGCGGTGGGCTGGCTCGCCGGTGCCTCGTGGGAGCGTCCGGACATCGCCGCCCGTGTCGCGCTGACCTATTATTCCGAGATCGAGCATGAGTTCGACACCGAGGAGCGTCTCGGCGCGATCACCGTCGCGCAGGGCACAACGAAGGTGAAAACGCCCGAGGCCATCGCGCTGGATTTCCAGACCGGCGTTGCCGAGGACACGCTGGTCTTCGGTCAGATCCGCCATGTGAGCTGGTCGGATTTCCGCGTCGATCCGGATTTCTTCGTGAATACCACGGGCGGCGGGCTGGTCGAACTGGAAGACACCACCACCTACACGCTCGGTGTGGGCCGCCGCTTCACCGAGAACTGGTCGGGTTCGGTCGCATTCACCTTTGAACCCGAGGGCGATGACGATCTTGTGTCGCCGCTGGCGCCGACCAATGGCCGCAAGGCGATCACTGTCGCCGGGATCTACTCGATGGATAACTGGCGCTTCACCGGCGGCATCAATTACACCAAGCTGGGCGATGCCAAGCCGGAAACCGGCACCCCGGACACCGCCCGCGCCGAAATGTCGGACGCCGACGCCGTCAGCCTCGGCCTGCGGATCGGCTATCAGTTCTGA